From Afipia carboxidovorans OM5, one genomic window encodes:
- a CDS encoding SRPBCC family protein, translating into MKPERIVFVNLFSNDAGEVTRAPFSESWPRQIRNVVTFHDEGGKTRLELRSQPVRATAEECAFFEGMFDSLQQGFGGTFDQLDDYLATQK; encoded by the coding sequence GTGAAGCCCGAACGTATCGTGTTCGTGAATTTGTTCTCGAACGATGCGGGCGAGGTGACCCGCGCACCGTTCAGCGAAAGCTGGCCCAGGCAGATCCGCAACGTTGTCACGTTCCATGACGAGGGCGGCAAGACGAGGCTCGAATTGCGCAGCCAGCCGGTCCGCGCGACGGCGGAGGAGTGCGCCTTCTTCGAGGGTATGTTCGATTCGCTGCAGCAGGGCTTCGGAGGCACCTTCGATCAGCTCGACGACTATCTCGCGACACAAAAGTGA
- a CDS encoding VOC family protein, whose translation MKINPYLFFNGQCEEAIKFYARVLGGKIEMMVPYKDMPGDEKFPAEFAHHIMHARLSIGDQVIMASDAGPGRYNKPQGFDVSLNVDTVEEAEQVYKGLSEGAQSVGMPLGETFWAQRFGSFVDKFGTNWMINCQKPV comes from the coding sequence ATGAAGATCAATCCCTATCTGTTTTTCAACGGTCAATGTGAAGAAGCGATCAAATTCTATGCGAGGGTGCTGGGCGGAAAGATCGAGATGATGGTGCCCTATAAGGACATGCCGGGCGATGAGAAGTTCCCGGCGGAATTTGCTCATCACATCATGCACGCCCGTCTATCGATCGGCGATCAGGTTATCATGGCCTCCGATGCCGGACCCGGCCGCTATAACAAGCCGCAGGGTTTCGATGTTAGTTTGAATGTTGATACGGTTGAAGAGGCCGAGCAGGTTTACAAAGGATTGTCAGAAGGCGCTCAGTCCGTCGGCATGCCGCTCGGCGAGACATTCTGGGCGCAGCGGTTTGGCTCATTCGTGGACAAATTCGGCACCAACTGGATGATCAATTGCCAGAAGCCGGTGTAG
- a CDS encoding multidrug effflux MFS transporter, whose product MSSATYTRNAIVLGLLSAVGPFAIDMYLPALPSISGDLKASTAATQMTLTVFFFSFGLCQIVYGPLSDVVGRKPPLYFGLALFIIGSIGCALAPGVEWLIAARVVQGIGAAAGMVIPRAVIRDLHTGHEATQLMSLVMLVFSVSPILAPITGSALIVPFGWRAVFVAVAIAAVLAFALILVCLPETRLHHQRLEASVGSVLRGFGELLTNSRFMGLAFIGGFGIASFFAFLASSSFIYIDHYGLTPTQYSLGFSVNAFGFIGASQLAATLGRRFGLSRVVITAAACCTAFMLLLLGVTLAGVDSLAVLVVLLFMGFAFLGLVIPTTMVLALDDHGPIAGIASSLAGTLQMVTGGAVIALASLFFDGKPLPMVAIIATCAVCALLLSLGTLRRDAPAPQLAE is encoded by the coding sequence GTGTCGTCTGCGACCTATACCCGAAACGCGATTGTGCTCGGCCTGCTCTCCGCGGTGGGGCCGTTCGCGATCGACATGTATCTGCCGGCGTTGCCTTCGATCTCGGGCGACCTCAAGGCCTCAACCGCCGCGACGCAGATGACGCTGACGGTGTTCTTCTTCTCGTTCGGCCTGTGCCAGATTGTGTACGGGCCGCTCTCGGATGTGGTCGGCCGCAAACCGCCGCTTTATTTCGGGCTGGCGCTGTTCATCATCGGCTCGATCGGTTGCGCACTGGCTCCGGGCGTCGAGTGGCTGATCGCGGCACGCGTGGTGCAGGGCATCGGCGCGGCGGCAGGCATGGTGATCCCGCGCGCGGTGATCCGCGACCTGCATACCGGTCATGAAGCGACGCAATTGATGTCGCTCGTGATGTTGGTGTTTAGCGTGTCGCCGATCCTCGCGCCGATCACCGGCAGTGCGTTGATCGTGCCGTTCGGCTGGCGCGCGGTGTTCGTCGCTGTGGCGATTGCCGCGGTGCTCGCCTTTGCCCTGATTCTCGTGTGTCTGCCGGAGACGCGGCTTCATCATCAGCGTCTGGAAGCGAGCGTGGGCAGCGTGCTGCGGGGTTTCGGGGAGTTGCTGACCAATTCGCGCTTTATGGGCCTGGCCTTCATCGGCGGGTTCGGCATCGCGAGCTTCTTCGCGTTCCTCGCAAGCTCGTCGTTTATCTATATCGACCATTACGGCCTGACACCGACGCAATATAGCCTCGGCTTTTCCGTGAATGCCTTCGGCTTCATCGGCGCGTCGCAGCTTGCGGCAACGCTTGGGCGACGCTTTGGCCTGTCGCGTGTGGTGATCACCGCGGCGGCCTGCTGCACCGCGTTCATGCTGCTGCTGCTCGGGGTGACGCTCGCCGGCGTCGATAGCCTCGCGGTGTTGGTGGTGCTGTTGTTCATGGGATTTGCGTTCCTCGGCCTCGTCATTCCCACCACCATGGTGCTGGCGCTTGACGACCATGGGCCGATCGCGGGCATCGCGTCGTCGCTCGCGGGCACGCTGCAGATGGTGACGGGCGGGGCGGTGATCGCGCTCGCGAGCCTGTTCTTCGATGGCAAGCCGCTGCCGATGGTGGCGATCATCGCCACCTGTGCCGTTTGTGCGTTGCTTCTGAGCCTCGGCACGTTGCGACGTGACGCACCTGCGCCGCAGCTCGCGGAATGA
- a CDS encoding VOC family protein: MAKNTICLWYDKDAETAARFYAEVFPDSAVTAVHHAPSDYPSGKKGDVLTVEFKVAGIPCLGLNGGPAFKHNEAFSFQIATEDQAETDRYWNAIVGNGGQESACGWCKDKWGVSWQITPRVLSEALAVGGDEAKRAFDVMMTMTKIDVAAIEKARRG; the protein is encoded by the coding sequence ATGGCGAAGAACACCATCTGTCTCTGGTACGACAAGGACGCCGAAACGGCCGCGCGTTTTTATGCCGAGGTCTTTCCCGACAGCGCCGTGACGGCGGTGCATCACGCGCCCAGTGATTATCCGTCCGGCAAGAAGGGCGACGTGCTGACCGTCGAATTCAAGGTGGCCGGCATCCCTTGCCTCGGCCTCAACGGCGGCCCGGCTTTCAAGCATAACGAGGCCTTCTCATTCCAGATCGCCACCGAGGATCAGGCCGAGACCGACCGCTACTGGAACGCGATCGTCGGCAATGGTGGTCAGGAGAGTGCGTGCGGCTGGTGCAAGGACAAATGGGGCGTGTCGTGGCAGATCACACCGCGCGTGCTGAGCGAGGCATTGGCGGTTGGCGGCGATGAAGCAAAGCGCGCGTTCGACGTGATGATGACCATGACGAAGATCGACGTCGCAGCCATTGAGAAGGCGCGACGGGGCTAG
- a CDS encoding SRPBCC family protein, translated as MTANESVSVTPFTVTRIFNAPRDVVWKAWTEREALEEWWGPKGCAIEVETLDASSGGTFHYSMRMPDGQIWWGIFHYEELGEARTYRVREFVLERCGRGDPRTVQRKLAQADPQRCHVP; from the coding sequence ATGACCGCAAATGAATCCGTGAGCGTGACGCCGTTCACCGTGACCCGCATCTTCAACGCGCCGCGCGATGTGGTGTGGAAGGCCTGGACGGAGCGAGAGGCGCTGGAAGAATGGTGGGGGCCGAAAGGCTGCGCCATCGAAGTCGAGACGCTTGATGCGTCGTCCGGCGGCACCTTTCATTATTCGATGCGGATGCCGGATGGCCAAATCTGGTGGGGTATTTTCCACTACGAGGAACTGGGTGAAGCCCGAACGTATCGTGTTCGTGAATTTGTTCTCGAACGATGCGGGCGAGGTGACCCGCGCACCGTTCAGCGAAAGCTGGCCCAGGCAGATCCGCAACGTTGTCACGTTCCATGA
- a CDS encoding glutathione S-transferase family protein — MTVIIITTFEKSPDRGAGLARDTRVRWALEEVGQPYEVRPVSFRAMKELAHLALHPFGQIPTYEEGNLTLFETGAIVFHIAEQHAGLLPRDANAQARAITWMFAALNTIEPPILELVNAKLLESDKPWNKERMPLLRNRVRDRLKQLSVYLGESNWLDGAFSAGDLMMVSVLLRLKSSGLLNEYPNLAAYVARGEARPAYKRAFDAQLALYMASQQSVSPDSTP, encoded by the coding sequence ATGACCGTCATCATCATCACCACCTTTGAGAAGTCACCGGATCGAGGCGCGGGACTGGCGCGCGACACGCGCGTTCGCTGGGCGCTTGAGGAAGTGGGACAGCCTTACGAGGTTCGTCCCGTCTCATTCCGCGCAATGAAGGAGCTGGCGCATCTGGCGCTGCATCCGTTCGGCCAGATTCCAACCTATGAGGAAGGCAATCTCACGCTGTTCGAGACAGGGGCGATCGTCTTTCACATCGCCGAGCAACATGCGGGCCTCCTGCCCCGCGATGCCAATGCGCAGGCGCGCGCGATCACGTGGATGTTTGCCGCGCTCAACACGATAGAACCGCCAATTCTTGAACTTGTGAACGCCAAGCTGCTGGAGAGCGATAAGCCCTGGAATAAGGAGCGCATGCCGTTACTCAGGAATCGCGTTCGCGACCGGCTGAAGCAGCTATCAGTTTATCTTGGTGAATCGAACTGGCTCGATGGCGCATTCAGCGCCGGCGACCTGATGATGGTGTCGGTGCTGCTCAGGCTGAAATCGTCGGGCCTTCTGAACGAATACCCGAACCTGGCGGCCTATGTCGCGCGCGGAGAAGCGCGGCCCGCCTACAAGCGCGCGTTCGACGCTCAGCTCGCGCTTTACATGGCAAGCCAGCAATCCGTCAGCCCAGATTCAACTCCTTGA
- a CDS encoding (R)-mandelonitrile lyase: MKITHPGDLTSRRPPEDYFTGTVWLDPVIEAPAPARLQVARVSFEPGARTAWHTHPLGQTLYILSGCGLIQCEGDRVRTMKPGDVVWIPPGEKHWHGASPTTGMVHLAMQEMQNGVAAEWLEKVTDAQYAGRDG; this comes from the coding sequence ATGAAGATCACGCATCCCGGAGATTTGACGTCGCGGCGCCCGCCGGAGGACTATTTCACCGGCACAGTCTGGCTCGATCCAGTGATCGAGGCACCAGCGCCCGCGCGGCTGCAGGTGGCGCGGGTGAGCTTCGAGCCCGGCGCGCGCACGGCATGGCATACTCATCCGCTTGGGCAGACGCTCTATATCCTGTCGGGCTGCGGACTGATCCAGTGTGAAGGTGATCGTGTCCGCACCATGAAGCCCGGCGATGTGGTCTGGATTCCGCCAGGCGAAAAGCATTGGCACGGCGCATCGCCGACCACCGGCATGGTTCATCTCGCGATGCAGGAGATGCAGAACGGCGTCGCCGCCGAGTGGCTCGAGAAAGTCACCGACGCGCAATATGCGGGCCGTGACGGCTGA
- a CDS encoding fumarate hydratase translates to MNAPLAAPVTVPPYKHTPLFPLGKDETPYKKISSDGVRVETVMGKEMLVVSREALKTLAEAAFVDINHYLRPGHLAQLRKILDDPEASDNDKFVAFDFLKNANIAAGGVLPMCQDTGTAIIMGKKGSRVFTEGDDEAALSEGARDAYLKRNLRYSQLAPISMFEEKNTRNNMPAQCEIYAEGEDAYKFMFMAKGGGSANKSFLFQGTPALLTHDRMLAFLKEKILTLGTAACPPYHLAIVIGGTSAELTMKTVKLASARYLDVLPTSGSEDAHAFRDLAMEQEIWKLTQSMGVGAQFGGKYFCHDVRVIRLPRHGASLPIGLGVSCSADRQVLGKITRDGVYLEELEHNPAKYLPEVEGQLGGDPVKIDLNRPMKDILATLTQYPVKTRLALTGTIIVARDLAHAKLRERLEKGEPLPDYFKNHPIYYAGPAKTPEGYASGSFGPTTAGRMDSFVDQFQAAGGSLVMLAKGNRANVVRDACQKYGGFYLGSVGGSAANLAEHCIKKVEVVEYPELGMEAIWRIEVVDFPAFIIIDDKGNDFFKELNLG, encoded by the coding sequence ATGAACGCCCCTCTCGCTGCCCCGGTCACCGTGCCGCCCTACAAGCATACCCCGCTGTTTCCATTGGGGAAGGACGAGACGCCGTACAAGAAGATTTCGTCCGACGGTGTGCGGGTCGAGACGGTTATGGGCAAAGAGATGCTGGTGGTGTCGCGGGAGGCGCTGAAGACCCTCGCGGAAGCCGCGTTCGTCGATATCAACCATTATCTGCGGCCGGGCCATCTGGCGCAGTTGCGCAAGATTCTCGACGACCCGGAGGCGAGCGACAACGACAAGTTCGTAGCTTTTGATTTTCTCAAGAACGCCAACATCGCCGCCGGTGGCGTGCTGCCGATGTGTCAGGATACCGGCACCGCGATCATTATGGGCAAGAAGGGCTCGCGCGTTTTCACTGAGGGCGACGACGAGGCTGCGCTCTCGGAAGGCGCGCGCGACGCCTACCTCAAGCGCAATCTGCGCTATTCGCAGCTCGCGCCGATCTCGATGTTCGAGGAGAAGAACACCCGCAACAACATGCCTGCGCAGTGCGAGATTTATGCGGAGGGTGAGGACGCCTACAAGTTCATGTTTATGGCGAAGGGCGGCGGCTCGGCGAACAAGAGCTTCCTGTTTCAGGGCACGCCGGCGCTGCTGACGCATGACCGCATGCTGGCGTTCCTGAAAGAAAAGATTCTCACCCTCGGCACCGCGGCGTGCCCGCCGTATCACCTCGCGATCGTCATCGGCGGTACCTCGGCCGAACTCACCATGAAAACGGTGAAGCTTGCCTCCGCGCGTTACCTCGATGTGTTGCCGACCAGCGGCAGCGAAGATGCGCATGCCTTCCGCGATCTCGCGATGGAGCAGGAGATCTGGAAGCTGACACAGTCGATGGGCGTCGGTGCGCAGTTCGGCGGAAAATATTTCTGCCACGACGTGCGGGTGATCCGCCTGCCGCGCCACGGCGCGTCGTTGCCGATCGGGCTCGGCGTCTCGTGTTCGGCCGACCGCCAGGTACTCGGCAAGATCACCAGGGACGGCGTCTATCTCGAGGAGCTCGAGCACAACCCGGCAAAATATCTGCCGGAGGTCGAGGGCCAGCTCGGCGGCGACCCGGTCAAGATCGATCTCAACCGCCCGATGAAAGACATCCTCGCAACGCTGACGCAGTATCCGGTGAAGACGCGGCTGGCGCTCACCGGCACCATCATCGTCGCGCGCGACCTTGCCCACGCCAAGCTGCGCGAGCGGCTGGAGAAAGGCGAGCCGCTGCCGGATTATTTCAAGAACCATCCGATCTATTACGCTGGGCCCGCGAAGACGCCGGAGGGCTATGCATCGGGGTCGTTCGGACCGACTACGGCAGGGCGCATGGATTCGTTCGTCGATCAGTTTCAGGCGGCGGGCGGTTCGCTGGTGATGCTTGCCAAGGGCAACCGCGCCAACGTGGTGCGCGATGCCTGCCAGAAGTATGGCGGCTTCTATCTCGGCTCGGTCGGCGGCTCGGCGGCGAATCTCGCCGAACATTGCATCAAGAAGGTCGAGGTTGTGGAGTATCCCGAACTCGGGATGGAAGCGATCTGGCGCATCGAGGTTGTCGATTTCCCGGCCTTCATCATCATCGATGACAAGGGCAACGATTTCTTCAAGGAGTTGAATCTGGGCTGA
- a CDS encoding ArsR/SmtB family transcription factor has protein sequence MDRLSSTFSALADPTRRAILARLALGETSVNDLAAPFDMSLPAVSKHLKVLEGAGLITRGRNAQWRPCKLEAAPLKEAASWIDFYRKFWEASFDRLDAYLERLQSADATPDKPKPTKRKRRKNDRK, from the coding sequence ATGGACCGTCTTTCCAGCACCTTTTCCGCACTGGCCGACCCGACGCGGCGGGCCATTCTGGCGCGCCTCGCGCTTGGCGAGACATCGGTGAACGATCTCGCCGCGCCGTTCGATATGAGCCTTCCCGCTGTCTCCAAGCATCTCAAGGTGCTGGAAGGGGCAGGGTTGATTACGCGCGGGCGCAACGCGCAGTGGCGGCCGTGCAAGCTCGAAGCCGCGCCTTTGAAAGAGGCGGCAAGCTGGATCGATTTCTATCGCAAGTTCTGGGAGGCGAGCTTCGACCGGCTCGATGCCTATCTGGAACGCCTGCAGTCAGCGGATGCAACGCCGGACAAACCCAAACCGACAAAACGCAAGAGGCGCAAAAATGACCGCAAATGA
- a CDS encoding SRPBCC domain-containing protein, translated as MPLSANPLPVAERELVITRTFDAPRELVFKLWTDPKHAMHWWGPTHHPAVEMHMDVRIGGKWRNCLKSVEDGIEIWQYGVFKEIVPPSTLVFTFMWEQNRFLEHPTIETLVSITFEDRGDKTLMTMRQSPFHAIGDRDGHGEGWNSTFDRLADYVVQMVARDVQGS; from the coding sequence ATGCCATTATCTGCCAACCCATTGCCCGTCGCTGAGCGTGAACTTGTCATCACGCGTACATTCGATGCGCCGCGCGAGCTTGTCTTCAAGCTCTGGACCGATCCGAAGCATGCGATGCACTGGTGGGGGCCGACCCATCACCCGGCCGTTGAAATGCACATGGACGTGCGGATCGGCGGCAAATGGCGCAATTGCCTGAAGTCGGTGGAGGACGGCATCGAGATCTGGCAGTACGGCGTGTTCAAGGAAATCGTGCCGCCATCGACGTTGGTGTTCACCTTCATGTGGGAGCAGAACCGCTTTCTCGAACACCCGACGATCGAGACGCTGGTCAGCATCACCTTCGAGGATCGCGGCGACAAGACATTGATGACGATGCGCCAGTCGCCCTTCCACGCGATCGGCGATCGCGATGGGCATGGTGAAGGCTGGAATTCGACTTTCGATCGGCTGGCCGATTATGTCGTACAGATGGTTGCGAGGGATGTGCAGGGGAGTTGA